The following coding sequences lie in one Primulina huaijiensis isolate GDHJ02 chromosome 2, ASM1229523v2, whole genome shotgun sequence genomic window:
- the LOC140971814 gene encoding protein NUCLEOLAR FACTOR 1 isoform X2: MKTNFKKSAALKRHTGRLPKGDKVKKFDVKRSGFKRPHKAGVFVERKIVKKKSSTDEDRVESGKFIEKPMNGASSEEEAEVVHRESTTYDDLLKRLGSRNESVANAFRRRQREEHGESETDEEGLDSQSDADENDDDLESLSEADERDDGDNNESPRSHTIANAPKGTGICSSMKLREDMEQDDALFDTDEESDSVLNDQPLSEACMTTSHINYKLSSREVDELLKTKWSYTWKMPALNMKNCNWRGTGECCIKDLDMTSYYSLKTKLYKNWMEIFKASGSSEFHQSKQKMFFSLCNSYCDIMHHNKKPFYLKGLEEDSNIMDGYLIHSLNHVLRSRDLMSKNDRKLAKNQENVEGKDLNAEAYLDRGFTRPKVLILLPLAGIARRVIKKLIQLTPPKLKDKVENIQRFYEEFGSGITKDKDDHNDSENTKTKMSTKPSDFEALLGRDNNNDHFMIGVKFTKRGIKLYGDFYTSDILVASPLGLITKIGEAEVNKEKDVDYLSSIEILIIDHADVMLMQNWSHVKAVVEQLNQLPSKQRGTDIMRIRPWYLDGQARFYRQTIILSSHINPDFNALFHQHCFNYQGKVKLECKYRGVLPKILTQVQQIYERFDTESMTGADDSRLEYFSKKVFPKIKDSVQHGVMIFVSSYFEFVRLRNYLKSQAASFCLFGEYIKPNDISHVRGQFFRGEKRIMLYTERSHFYYRYKIRGVKNLLIYSLPERKEFYPEIVNFLEPSADMSCTILFSRLDYLRLERIVGSTAAKRMVDSDKGVFVFA; the protein is encoded by the exons ATGAagactaattttaaaaaaagcgCCGCTCTAAAACGCCACACCGGCCGGTTGCCGAAAGGCgataaagttaaaaaatttgacGTGAAGAGAAGCG GGTTTAAGAGACCCCATAAAGCAGGCGTTTTTGTTGAGAGAAAAATTGTGAAAAAGAAGAGTAGCACCGACGAGGACAGGGTCGAATCAGGCAAGTTTATTGAA AAGCCCATGAATGGTGCCTCTTCCGAGGAGGAAGCAGAAGTTGTACATAGAGAGTCAACTACTTATGACGATTTGTTGAAGAGACTGGGGTCTCGAAATGAATCTGTGGCAAATGCTTTCAGAAGAAG GCAAAGAGAAGAACATGGGGAAAGTGAGACAGATGAAGAAGGTCTTGATTCTCAGAGTGATGCTGATGAGAATGATGATGATCTGGAATCTCTGAGTGAGGCTGATGAAAGGGATGATG GAGATAATAATGAGTCCCCTAGGAGCCATACTATTGCAAATGCCCCAAAAGGAACTGGAATTTGCAGCAGTATGAAACTGAGGGAAGACATGGAACAAGATGATGCACTGTTTGATACGGATGAAGAATCTGACTCAGTATTGAATGATCAACCCCTTTCAGAAGCATGCATGACGACAAG TCATATAAACTACAAATTATCATCAAGAGAGGTTGACGAATTGTTAAAAACAAAATGGAGCTACACATGGAAGATGCCTGCTCTCAACATGAAAAATTGCAATTGGAGAGGAACAGGAGAGTGTTGTATCAAG GATTTGGACATGACTTCTTATTATAGCCTCAAGACAAAACTATACAAGAATTGGATGGAAATTTTCAAGGCTTCTGGAAGCAGTGAATTTCATCAATCTAAGCAGAAAATGTTTTTCTCTTTAT GCAATAGTTACTGTGATATAATGCACCACAACAAGAAGCCCTTTTATCTCAAAGGTTTGGAGGAAGATTCAAATATCATGGATGGTTACCTCATTCACTCT TTGAATCATGTCCTTAGAAGTAGAGATCTTATGTCGAAAAATGATAGAAAATTGGCTAAGAATCAAGAAAACGTGGAGGGAAAAGACCTTAATGCTGAAGCTTACCTCGATCGTGGGTTTACGCGTCCAAAG GTTTTGATCCTTTTGCCCCTAGCAGGGATTGCACGACGCGTGATCAAGAAGTTGATCCAGTTGACTCCACCTAAGCTTAAG GATAAGGTCGAAAACATTCAGCGCTTTTATGAGGAGTTTGGTTCCGGAATAACCAAGGACAAGGATGATCATAATGACTCAGAAAATACAAAAACCAAAATGTCCACAAAACCTTCTGATTTCGAAGCCTTGCTTGGTAGAGATAATAACAACGATCACTTTATGATAGGTGTTAAGTTTACCAAAAG GGGTATAAAGCTGTATGGTGATTTCTATACTTCGGACATTCTTGTTGCTTCTCCTCTGGGCTTGATCACC AAAATTGGGGAGGCTGAAGTCAACAAAGAAAAAGATGTTGATTATCTTTCTTCTATAGAG ATCTTAATCATTGACCATGCAGATGTCATGTTAATGCAG AACTGGTCCCATGTGAAGGCTGTTGTCGAACAATTGAACCAATTACCATCTAAACAGCGTGGAACAGACATTATGCGCATAAGACCATG GTATCTAGATGGGCAAGCACGCTTCTATCGGCAGACAATAATTTTGTCTTCTCATATAAACCCAG ATTTTAATGCGCTGTTCCATCAGCATTGCTTCAACTACCAGGGAAAG GTGAAACTGGAATGCAAGTATAGGGGTGTGCTTCCAAAAATATTAACTCAAGTTCAGCAG ATTTATGAACGTTTTGATACAGAATCAATGACAGGAGCTGATGATTCTCGTCTtgaatatttttctaaaaag GTCTTCCCCAAAATAAAAGACTCTGTTCAG CATGGAGTTATGATATTTGTTAGCTCTTACTTCGAATTTGTACGACTCCGGAATTATTTAAAGTCACAAGCTGCATCCTTCTGCTTGTTTGGAGA GTACATAAAGCCGAATGATATATCTCATGTACGGGGACAGTTTTTCAGAGGAGAGAAGAGAATCATGCTCTACACTGAGAGATCCCACTTCTACTACCGATATAAG ATACGAGGCGTAAAGAATTTATTAATCTATTCCCTCCCGGAGAGGAAAGAGTTTTACCCCGAG ATTGTTAATTTCCTCGAACCCTCAGCCGACATGAGCTGCACCATCTTGTTTTCTCGTTTGGATTATCTACGG CTCGAGAGAATTGTTGGTTCTACAGCAGCAAAGAGGATGGTCGACTCAGATAAAGGCGTGTTTGTTTTCGCATGA
- the LOC140971814 gene encoding protein NUCLEOLAR FACTOR 1 isoform X1 has product MKTNFKKSAALKRHTGRLPKGDKVKKFDVKRSGFKRPHKAGVFVERKIVKKKSSTDEDRVESGKFIEKPMNGASSEEEAEVVHRESTTYDDLLKRLGSRNESVANAFRRRQREEHGESETDEEGLDSQSDADENDDDLESLSEADERDDGDNNESPRSHTIANAPKGTGICSSMKLREDMEQDDALFDTDEESDSVLNDQPLSEACMTTSTFDSHINYKLSSREVDELLKTKWSYTWKMPALNMKNCNWRGTGECCIKDLDMTSYYSLKTKLYKNWMEIFKASGSSEFHQSKQKMFFSLCNSYCDIMHHNKKPFYLKGLEEDSNIMDGYLIHSLNHVLRSRDLMSKNDRKLAKNQENVEGKDLNAEAYLDRGFTRPKVLILLPLAGIARRVIKKLIQLTPPKLKDKVENIQRFYEEFGSGITKDKDDHNDSENTKTKMSTKPSDFEALLGRDNNNDHFMIGVKFTKRGIKLYGDFYTSDILVASPLGLITKIGEAEVNKEKDVDYLSSIEILIIDHADVMLMQNWSHVKAVVEQLNQLPSKQRGTDIMRIRPWYLDGQARFYRQTIILSSHINPDFNALFHQHCFNYQGKVKLECKYRGVLPKILTQVQQIYERFDTESMTGADDSRLEYFSKKVFPKIKDSVQHGVMIFVSSYFEFVRLRNYLKSQAASFCLFGEYIKPNDISHVRGQFFRGEKRIMLYTERSHFYYRYKIRGVKNLLIYSLPERKEFYPEIVNFLEPSADMSCTILFSRLDYLRLERIVGSTAAKRMVDSDKGVFVFA; this is encoded by the exons ATGAagactaattttaaaaaaagcgCCGCTCTAAAACGCCACACCGGCCGGTTGCCGAAAGGCgataaagttaaaaaatttgacGTGAAGAGAAGCG GGTTTAAGAGACCCCATAAAGCAGGCGTTTTTGTTGAGAGAAAAATTGTGAAAAAGAAGAGTAGCACCGACGAGGACAGGGTCGAATCAGGCAAGTTTATTGAA AAGCCCATGAATGGTGCCTCTTCCGAGGAGGAAGCAGAAGTTGTACATAGAGAGTCAACTACTTATGACGATTTGTTGAAGAGACTGGGGTCTCGAAATGAATCTGTGGCAAATGCTTTCAGAAGAAG GCAAAGAGAAGAACATGGGGAAAGTGAGACAGATGAAGAAGGTCTTGATTCTCAGAGTGATGCTGATGAGAATGATGATGATCTGGAATCTCTGAGTGAGGCTGATGAAAGGGATGATG GAGATAATAATGAGTCCCCTAGGAGCCATACTATTGCAAATGCCCCAAAAGGAACTGGAATTTGCAGCAGTATGAAACTGAGGGAAGACATGGAACAAGATGATGCACTGTTTGATACGGATGAAGAATCTGACTCAGTATTGAATGATCAACCCCTTTCAGAAGCATGCATGACGACAAG TACTTTTGACAGTCATATAAACTACAAATTATCATCAAGAGAGGTTGACGAATTGTTAAAAACAAAATGGAGCTACACATGGAAGATGCCTGCTCTCAACATGAAAAATTGCAATTGGAGAGGAACAGGAGAGTGTTGTATCAAG GATTTGGACATGACTTCTTATTATAGCCTCAAGACAAAACTATACAAGAATTGGATGGAAATTTTCAAGGCTTCTGGAAGCAGTGAATTTCATCAATCTAAGCAGAAAATGTTTTTCTCTTTAT GCAATAGTTACTGTGATATAATGCACCACAACAAGAAGCCCTTTTATCTCAAAGGTTTGGAGGAAGATTCAAATATCATGGATGGTTACCTCATTCACTCT TTGAATCATGTCCTTAGAAGTAGAGATCTTATGTCGAAAAATGATAGAAAATTGGCTAAGAATCAAGAAAACGTGGAGGGAAAAGACCTTAATGCTGAAGCTTACCTCGATCGTGGGTTTACGCGTCCAAAG GTTTTGATCCTTTTGCCCCTAGCAGGGATTGCACGACGCGTGATCAAGAAGTTGATCCAGTTGACTCCACCTAAGCTTAAG GATAAGGTCGAAAACATTCAGCGCTTTTATGAGGAGTTTGGTTCCGGAATAACCAAGGACAAGGATGATCATAATGACTCAGAAAATACAAAAACCAAAATGTCCACAAAACCTTCTGATTTCGAAGCCTTGCTTGGTAGAGATAATAACAACGATCACTTTATGATAGGTGTTAAGTTTACCAAAAG GGGTATAAAGCTGTATGGTGATTTCTATACTTCGGACATTCTTGTTGCTTCTCCTCTGGGCTTGATCACC AAAATTGGGGAGGCTGAAGTCAACAAAGAAAAAGATGTTGATTATCTTTCTTCTATAGAG ATCTTAATCATTGACCATGCAGATGTCATGTTAATGCAG AACTGGTCCCATGTGAAGGCTGTTGTCGAACAATTGAACCAATTACCATCTAAACAGCGTGGAACAGACATTATGCGCATAAGACCATG GTATCTAGATGGGCAAGCACGCTTCTATCGGCAGACAATAATTTTGTCTTCTCATATAAACCCAG ATTTTAATGCGCTGTTCCATCAGCATTGCTTCAACTACCAGGGAAAG GTGAAACTGGAATGCAAGTATAGGGGTGTGCTTCCAAAAATATTAACTCAAGTTCAGCAG ATTTATGAACGTTTTGATACAGAATCAATGACAGGAGCTGATGATTCTCGTCTtgaatatttttctaaaaag GTCTTCCCCAAAATAAAAGACTCTGTTCAG CATGGAGTTATGATATTTGTTAGCTCTTACTTCGAATTTGTACGACTCCGGAATTATTTAAAGTCACAAGCTGCATCCTTCTGCTTGTTTGGAGA GTACATAAAGCCGAATGATATATCTCATGTACGGGGACAGTTTTTCAGAGGAGAGAAGAGAATCATGCTCTACACTGAGAGATCCCACTTCTACTACCGATATAAG ATACGAGGCGTAAAGAATTTATTAATCTATTCCCTCCCGGAGAGGAAAGAGTTTTACCCCGAG ATTGTTAATTTCCTCGAACCCTCAGCCGACATGAGCTGCACCATCTTGTTTTCTCGTTTGGATTATCTACGG CTCGAGAGAATTGTTGGTTCTACAGCAGCAAAGAGGATGGTCGACTCAGATAAAGGCGTGTTTGTTTTCGCATGA